In Sphingobacterium sp. PCS056, the following proteins share a genomic window:
- a CDS encoding family 43 glycosylhydrolase — protein MNKRKGQLAHILITFIAFSIIAPVIGQEYRSGPAEKDFVGYLFAYFKGNAVADESVCFAVSTDGYTYRALHNNQPVLDSKVISTTGGVRDPHILRGEDGKSFYMVLTDMTSSKGWDSNRAMILLKSEDLIHWKHHVINIQERFKGHENLKRVWAPQTIYDPAAGKYMVYWSMKHGDGADMIYYAYANAEFSDLESEPRVLFLPKNGKSCIDGDIINKNGLFYLFYKTEGHGNGIKLALTDSLTSGKWIEQPGYKQQTNDAVEGSSVFKLNQSDRYILMYDVYGKGKYQFCESVDLDRFKVIDHEVNMDFHPRHGSIIPLSRSEFKKLTDRWGTPSDIKLSAKKNPILDGFYADPDVLYSNKTKKYYIYPTSDGFNGWGGYYFKTFSSTDLQDWKDEGVILDLKKDVPWGPRNAWAPTIAEKKVKGDYKYYYYFTAAQKIGVAVADLPTGPFKDSGKPLIDFKPTGIKGGQEIDPAVFNDPKSGKSYLYWGNGYLAVAELNKDMISIKQNTLQVLNVDRTFREGVYVIFRNGTYYFLWSEDDTRSENYRVRYGTSSSPTGPIHIPENNIVIEKDPSKGIYGTGHNSVLQVPGTDEWYIVYHRFSYPDGIYMGDAAGFNREVCMDKMEFGTDGSIKKVIPTH, from the coding sequence ATGAACAAAAGAAAAGGGCAACTCGCCCATATTTTGATCACATTTATTGCCTTTAGCATCATAGCTCCAGTTATTGGACAGGAGTATAGATCTGGTCCAGCGGAAAAAGACTTTGTCGGTTATTTATTTGCTTATTTTAAAGGCAATGCCGTAGCGGATGAATCGGTGTGCTTTGCAGTCAGTACCGATGGTTATACTTATCGTGCGCTGCATAACAATCAACCCGTACTGGACTCCAAGGTCATCAGCACAACAGGTGGTGTGCGGGATCCGCATATACTCCGAGGGGAGGATGGCAAGTCTTTTTATATGGTATTGACCGATATGACCTCCTCTAAGGGGTGGGACTCCAATCGTGCGATGATCTTATTGAAGTCGGAAGATCTGATTCACTGGAAGCATCACGTGATCAATATCCAAGAGCGATTTAAAGGTCATGAAAACCTTAAACGGGTATGGGCTCCACAAACGATCTATGATCCAGCTGCTGGTAAATATATGGTCTATTGGTCGATGAAACATGGTGATGGTGCTGATATGATATATTATGCATATGCGAATGCTGAGTTCTCCGATTTGGAATCTGAGCCTCGGGTATTATTTCTTCCTAAAAATGGCAAATCGTGCATCGATGGGGATATCATCAATAAAAATGGTCTCTTCTATCTATTTTATAAAACTGAAGGACATGGCAATGGAATAAAATTGGCATTGACAGATTCGCTGACATCAGGCAAATGGATTGAACAACCGGGCTATAAGCAGCAGACTAATGATGCCGTAGAGGGATCTAGTGTCTTTAAACTCAATCAGTCGGATCGCTATATTTTGATGTATGATGTATATGGAAAAGGGAAATATCAATTTTGTGAATCTGTTGATCTCGATCGGTTTAAAGTCATCGACCATGAAGTCAATATGGACTTTCACCCAAGGCATGGTTCTATTATCCCTTTGTCCAGAAGTGAATTTAAAAAGCTGACAGATCGTTGGGGGACACCTTCGGACATCAAGTTGTCGGCAAAGAAAAATCCCATATTGGATGGTTTCTATGCCGATCCAGATGTGCTTTATTCCAATAAAACCAAAAAGTATTATATCTATCCAACGAGTGACGGATTCAATGGTTGGGGCGGGTATTACTTTAAGACCTTTTCTTCCACTGATCTCCAAGACTGGAAAGATGAAGGGGTTATTTTGGATTTGAAGAAAGATGTACCCTGGGGACCGAGGAATGCCTGGGCACCTACGATAGCAGAGAAAAAAGTGAAAGGTGATTATAAATATTACTACTATTTTACTGCTGCTCAAAAGATAGGTGTTGCGGTTGCTGATCTGCCTACAGGTCCATTTAAGGATTCGGGAAAACCATTGATAGATTTTAAACCGACTGGTATTAAGGGCGGGCAGGAAATCGACCCTGCAGTTTTTAATGACCCTAAATCTGGTAAAAGCTATCTGTATTGGGGCAATGGATACCTCGCTGTTGCAGAACTGAATAAAGATATGATCTCGATCAAACAAAATACGCTCCAGGTACTGAATGTTGACCGAACGTTTCGCGAGGGCGTGTATGTGATCTTCCGAAATGGTACCTATTATTTTTTATGGTCCGAAGATGATACGCGCAGTGAGAATTATCGGGTACGATATGGCACGTCTTCATCACCGACAGGGCCGATCCATATTCCTGAAAATAATATTGTAATTGAAAAGGATCCATCAAAGGGAATTTACGGTACGGGGCACAATTCCGTATTGCAAGTGCCTGGTACTGATGAATGGTATATTGTGTATCACCGATTTAGTTACCCCGACGGTATCTATATGGGTGACGCAGCAGGTTTTAACCGCGAAGTATGTATGGATAAAATGGAATTTGGTACGGATGGAAGTATTAAAAAAGTAATTCCGACTCATTAG
- a CDS encoding aldose epimerase family protein — MNNKILSGLLLTSAFACGCQQNSNKQHTATSQDSTVHSFETTIDNKEVKRYTLTNGKLKAALTNYGARLVSLEVPDQAGHLTDVILGYDRADGYKANADNFYGAIVGRYGNRIGDATFTLQGVKYELEKNDGKNSLHGGTHGVYNQVWDVANRSDSSITFTYLSPDGEAGYPGNVKMQVTYTLNHTGGLVMDYQANTDKETVLNLTNHAYFNLSGAGSETILDHELQIDAEAITEVDDTLIPTGKSIPVAGTPFDFRKAFVIGDRIDVDHAQLKIGKGYDHNFELSKSTGFRKVAAVYAAKTGIEMQIWTTEPGLQFYSGNFMSDTDPKGKNGLVYPFRSAFCLETQHYPDAPNHPTFASTVVKPDQTYTSKSEYRFTIR; from the coding sequence ATGAATAATAAAATATTAAGTGGTTTATTGTTGACATCCGCATTTGCTTGCGGCTGTCAGCAAAATTCCAATAAGCAACATACGGCTACAAGTCAAGATAGTACAGTCCACTCGTTTGAGACGACGATCGACAATAAGGAGGTTAAACGCTATACCTTAACCAATGGGAAGCTCAAAGCTGCACTGACCAATTATGGTGCAAGATTGGTTAGTTTAGAAGTGCCTGATCAGGCAGGTCATCTGACGGATGTGATCCTAGGTTATGACCGTGCTGATGGGTACAAAGCGAATGCTGATAATTTTTACGGAGCTATTGTAGGGCGTTATGGAAATCGGATCGGTGATGCGACTTTCACTTTACAAGGAGTCAAATATGAACTGGAAAAGAATGATGGGAAAAACTCCCTGCATGGCGGTACACATGGCGTATACAATCAAGTGTGGGATGTCGCTAATCGTTCGGATTCCTCCATCACCTTCACTTATCTTTCGCCTGATGGCGAAGCCGGATATCCCGGAAATGTGAAAATGCAAGTGACCTATACGTTAAATCATACCGGCGGACTGGTCATGGATTATCAAGCCAATACGGATAAAGAAACGGTGTTGAACCTCACTAATCATGCTTATTTTAATCTCAGTGGTGCTGGATCTGAAACGATACTGGACCACGAACTGCAAATTGATGCGGAAGCCATTACAGAAGTGGATGACACCTTGATTCCGACAGGAAAAAGTATTCCTGTAGCTGGAACACCATTTGATTTCCGCAAAGCATTTGTAATCGGCGATCGTATCGATGTAGACCATGCGCAACTGAAAATCGGAAAAGGGTACGATCATAACTTTGAATTGTCAAAATCTACCGGTTTTAGAAAAGTTGCTGCTGTCTATGCCGCAAAAACAGGGATAGAAATGCAGATATGGACGACAGAACCGGGACTGCAGTTCTATAGTGGCAATTTCATGTCAGACACTGATCCGAAGGGGAAAAATGGTTTGGTTTATCCTTTCCGTTCAGCCTTTTGCTTAGAAACACAGCACTATCCAGATGCACCTAATCATCCGACATTTGCTTCGACAGTAGTGAAACCTGACCAGACGTACACCTCAAAATCAGAATATAGATTTACGATAAGATAA
- a CDS encoding alpha-L-arabinofuranosidase C-terminal domain-containing protein, with amino-acid sequence MKKQLVYICLLVFITVTQNKLYANEPDSAYLFAYSSGKNNHHNGLHFAWSMDKKKWHSIGPESSFLRSDYGQWGTQKKMIDPFLFLSPTGTWHCVWSLNKEDGAFAHSESRDLIHWESQSYPLVFPSGNCLSPIINYQKNSGVYQVIWKTDRPSIGNYAVETKDFKLFSATTKVMQEQHAKEQVRLSDGTYPGTVHKVAWETIEKLLKKQQLDAYKGKLNQERMADDGTRFASLTAIKGRLKLDEHMPDRAISDLLIGAFFEDINYAADGGLYAELIQNRGFEYTSKDRKEWNSLTAWSATDDGAVLVIDTILPIHQHNQHYVTMKVKDGAGIVNEGFGGIAIKKGEQYKFSVYSRAKSAPLGQLLIRLIDRDGNTIAETRTKKLSKKWQQYTLPMLANASVSDARLVITYSQDGTVDLDMVSLFPKNTFHHRENGLRADLATTIADMKPRFVRFPGGCVAHGDGLENIYHWKNTIGPVEQRKPQRNLWGYHQSFGLGYFEYFQFCEDLGAEPVPVVAAGVPCQNSAHHGHKLGGQQCGIPMEEMGHYVQDILDLIEYANGDVHTVWGKKRAEAGHPAPFNLKYIGIGNEDLITDIFKERFTMIYEAINKKYPHIEVIGTAGPFYEGSDYVSGWDLATKLEVPLIDEHYYNPPGWFIHNQDFYDRYDRSKSKVYLGEYAAHLPDRASTIETALAEALHLCNVERNADVVTMTSYAPLLAKEGNTQWSPDLIYFNNTTVKPTVGYYIQQAFGQHAGQTYLFSDLQLSNQDEAVNKRIGKSIVRDAKTGDIIVKLVNLLPVEVDLELDLSAIGIRKQEVKATVIAGKPTDRTARPVAATLELDRCKLSPYSFTVFRIPAQK; translated from the coding sequence ATGAAAAAACAGCTTGTTTATATATGCTTATTAGTTTTCATTACCGTAACGCAGAATAAGCTATACGCTAATGAACCCGATTCGGCTTATCTTTTTGCCTATAGCTCTGGAAAGAACAACCATCACAATGGTTTGCATTTTGCATGGAGTATGGACAAAAAGAAATGGCATAGTATCGGTCCTGAGTCCAGTTTTCTGCGTTCTGATTATGGACAGTGGGGTACACAGAAGAAAATGATTGATCCCTTTCTATTCTTGTCACCCACAGGTACCTGGCATTGTGTCTGGAGTTTGAATAAAGAAGATGGTGCATTTGCACATAGTGAGTCAAGAGATCTCATTCATTGGGAAAGCCAGTCTTATCCTTTGGTCTTTCCTTCCGGTAACTGCCTCAGTCCAATCATCAATTACCAGAAAAATAGCGGTGTTTACCAAGTAATCTGGAAAACAGATCGCCCTTCTATCGGAAATTATGCTGTAGAAACGAAAGATTTTAAACTATTTTCTGCGACAACAAAAGTTATGCAGGAGCAGCATGCCAAGGAGCAGGTACGCCTGTCAGACGGAACCTATCCGGGCACGGTCCATAAAGTCGCTTGGGAGACCATTGAAAAATTACTGAAAAAGCAGCAGTTAGATGCATACAAGGGAAAGTTGAACCAGGAACGGATGGCAGATGATGGTACTCGTTTTGCTTCACTAACCGCTATTAAAGGCAGATTGAAGCTGGATGAACATATGCCCGACCGAGCGATCAGTGATCTGCTAATAGGTGCATTTTTTGAAGATATTAATTATGCGGCCGACGGGGGCTTATATGCCGAGCTGATTCAGAACAGGGGATTTGAATATACGTCAAAGGACCGGAAAGAATGGAATAGTCTGACGGCTTGGAGTGCGACAGACGATGGAGCAGTTCTGGTTATCGATACGATCTTGCCGATCCATCAGCATAATCAGCACTATGTGACCATGAAGGTTAAAGATGGTGCAGGAATCGTGAATGAAGGTTTTGGTGGGATTGCGATCAAAAAAGGGGAGCAGTATAAGTTTTCCGTTTATTCGCGTGCAAAATCAGCACCGTTAGGCCAATTATTGATCCGATTAATAGATCGAGACGGAAATACCATTGCAGAGACGCGAACCAAGAAGTTATCAAAAAAATGGCAGCAATATACCTTACCTATGTTGGCAAATGCAAGCGTTTCAGATGCCCGATTGGTCATAACCTATTCTCAGGATGGAACAGTTGATCTGGATATGGTCTCTTTATTTCCTAAAAATACATTTCATCATAGAGAAAATGGCCTGAGAGCAGATCTTGCTACTACTATTGCCGATATGAAACCACGTTTTGTCCGTTTTCCAGGAGGATGTGTGGCGCATGGAGATGGTCTTGAAAATATCTATCATTGGAAAAATACCATTGGTCCGGTGGAACAGCGAAAACCACAGCGCAATCTGTGGGGATACCATCAATCCTTTGGTTTGGGGTATTTTGAATATTTTCAATTTTGTGAAGATCTGGGTGCAGAACCTGTACCGGTCGTAGCAGCCGGAGTTCCTTGTCAAAATTCGGCACATCATGGCCATAAGCTTGGTGGTCAGCAGTGCGGCATACCGATGGAGGAGATGGGGCATTATGTGCAAGATATCCTTGATCTGATTGAGTATGCCAATGGAGATGTCCATACGGTCTGGGGCAAAAAACGCGCTGAAGCAGGACATCCAGCTCCCTTTAACTTGAAATATATCGGTATCGGTAATGAAGATTTAATTACCGATATATTCAAAGAACGCTTTACGATGATCTATGAAGCGATAAATAAAAAATATCCGCATATCGAAGTGATTGGTACTGCAGGCCCATTTTATGAAGGATCGGATTATGTATCAGGTTGGGATTTGGCAACAAAATTAGAAGTTCCGTTGATCGATGAGCATTATTACAATCCGCCGGGCTGGTTTATCCACAATCAGGATTTCTACGACCGTTATGACCGCAGTAAGTCTAAAGTATATCTTGGAGAGTATGCGGCACACCTCCCTGATCGTGCCAGTACTATTGAAACCGCGCTGGCGGAAGCTTTACATCTGTGCAATGTCGAACGGAATGCTGATGTCGTGACGATGACTTCTTATGCTCCTTTGCTAGCAAAAGAAGGGAATACGCAATGGTCTCCCGATTTGATCTACTTTAATAATACAACCGTAAAACCCACAGTAGGTTATTACATCCAGCAGGCATTTGGACAACATGCTGGCCAAACGTATCTATTTAGTGATCTGCAGCTATCTAATCAAGATGAAGCGGTCAACAAACGCATCGGTAAATCAATTGTACGCGACGCAAAAACTGGAGATATTATCGTAAAATTGGTGAATCTATTGCCTGTTGAGGTGGATCTTGAACTCGATCTTTCGGCGATCGGAATTCGCAAGCAAGAGGTAAAGGCAACTGTTATCGCAGGAAAACCAACAGATCGTACCGCGCGCCCTGTCGCAGCAACATTAGAGCTAGATCGTTGCAAATTGTCTCCTTATTCCTTTACCGTTTTCCGTATACCTGCACAAAAGTAG
- a CDS encoding glycoside hydrolase family 43 protein, whose translation MRKIPFTIQLQLVMCFIIQGVSVYGQHKKDTASQPVGYLFAYFSDNSPDGEQLRYAFSRDGLNFKPLNAGKPVLASDSIALKKGIRDPHIMRSPDGKYFYMVMTDMRSSEGWQSNDGIIMLQSTDLIHWKHQAIDFPTRFPNLKGFDRDNLHAVWAPQIIWDHDKQQYMIYYSIGRHDWEYAVGDKKQPYFKIYYSYANADFTDISTPELLFDFGTAAIDADIVYDEKNKNYVLFFKDEGLSTMNQGFRTKSGVMRATGKSLTGPYQTEYRHLHVDQKKPVEGSSVFKLIDSDEYILMYDCYTEGYYQFCKSADLAEFTFIQNTPVGGEFTPRHGSVMPITAEELVTLTHKFGIAAGL comes from the coding sequence ATGAGAAAGATACCATTTACCATCCAGTTACAGCTGGTCATGTGCTTCATCATACAGGGCGTATCTGTCTATGGACAACATAAAAAAGATACCGCAAGTCAACCTGTCGGTTATTTATTCGCTTACTTTTCGGATAATAGCCCGGACGGTGAGCAGCTTCGATATGCTTTTAGCCGTGATGGTCTAAATTTTAAGCCTCTAAATGCTGGAAAACCAGTACTTGCATCCGATAGTATTGCTTTAAAAAAAGGAATCCGAGATCCACATATCATGCGTTCTCCCGATGGAAAATACTTTTATATGGTGATGACCGATATGCGCTCTAGCGAGGGGTGGCAGAGTAATGATGGTATCATCATGCTCCAAAGTACGGACCTGATCCATTGGAAACATCAAGCAATTGATTTTCCTACGCGTTTTCCTAATTTAAAAGGATTTGATCGGGACAATTTGCATGCGGTATGGGCTCCACAGATCATCTGGGATCATGATAAACAACAGTATATGATCTATTATTCAATAGGTCGGCATGATTGGGAGTATGCCGTTGGTGATAAAAAACAACCCTATTTTAAGATTTACTACTCTTATGCCAATGCTGATTTTACCGATATCAGTACACCTGAACTGTTGTTTGATTTTGGAACTGCCGCTATTGATGCTGATATCGTGTACGATGAAAAGAATAAGAATTATGTCTTATTTTTTAAGGATGAGGGTTTATCGACCATGAATCAGGGTTTTCGTACTAAAAGTGGTGTTATGCGAGCAACAGGTAAAAGCTTAACAGGACCTTATCAAACAGAATATCGGCATCTCCATGTAGATCAGAAGAAGCCTGTTGAAGGTTCTAGCGTGTTTAAGTTGATTGATTCCGATGAATACATCCTGATGTATGACTGTTATACGGAAGGTTACTACCAATTTTGCAAAAGTGCTGATTTGGCAGAGTTCACATTTATACAGAATACACCGGTAGGGGGTGAATTTACACCCAGACATGGATCGGTCATGCCCATAACTGCCGAAGAGCTAGTAACGCTGACCCATAAATTTGGTATTGCTGCTGGACTTTAA
- a CDS encoding alpha-L-arabinofuranosidase C-terminal domain-containing protein, translating into MKKIELLLTVLMVGSTPVFAQSPVNFKVDLDRPTGKISPDMWGVFFEDINMGADGGIYAELVKNRSFEFNEPWMGWKKLTKEPEGTFLIVNNSTRKGNPRSLKIHNPKGIQLGLQNEGFRGMGIKKGEQYEFSLLFKQASAGMRIRVEVLNEQDKVIGTSTLALSSGSNWQSGSSKFTVSETTAKGKLNVWIEGSGDAELDMISLFPTDTWKNRPKGLRKDMVQMLADMKPGFIRFPGGCIVEGRDLASRFQWKKTVGPIEERELIINRWNTEFKHRPAPDYFQTFGLGFYEYFLMAEDIGAKAVPILNCGMACQFNTGELVPMEELDTYIQDALDLIEFANGSVSTTWGKLRSDMGHPAPFNLEMLGVGNENWGPQYVERLAAFKKVLKEKHPEIAIIASSGTDPDGERFAYLDEQLREMKIDIIDEHYYRPPSWFLSSVSRYDDYDRNGPKVFAGEYASHTTRPNGPGRSTWEAALSEAAFLTGLERNADVVQMASYAPLFGHVDGWQWSPDLIWVDNLQVYGTPSYQVQKLYSTHTGTDIIPIKWNGETIAGKDSLFASAVYDSKAKELIIKFVNYNSKPIQANFDINSQKKLKQVAVKTTLANADLNVSTSFEEPLKIQPKVEEVKYKGKKISDTFAPYSLTVIKLLVQ; encoded by the coding sequence ATGAAAAAAATTGAGCTACTACTAACAGTTTTAATGGTTGGTTCTACACCTGTATTTGCACAAAGCCCTGTAAATTTTAAAGTAGATCTTGATCGGCCAACGGGCAAGATATCGCCAGATATGTGGGGCGTATTTTTTGAGGATATTAACATGGGTGCCGACGGGGGAATATATGCCGAATTGGTTAAAAATCGATCATTCGAATTTAATGAACCTTGGATGGGCTGGAAAAAATTGACCAAAGAACCTGAAGGTACTTTTTTGATTGTTAACAATAGCACACGAAAGGGTAATCCTCGTTCCTTGAAAATCCATAATCCTAAAGGGATACAATTGGGTCTTCAAAATGAAGGATTCCGGGGTATGGGAATCAAAAAAGGGGAGCAATATGAATTTTCATTGCTTTTTAAACAAGCTTCTGCGGGCATGCGCATCCGTGTTGAAGTGTTAAATGAACAAGATAAAGTAATCGGAACAAGTACTTTAGCCTTATCTAGTGGAAGTAATTGGCAAAGTGGAAGCAGTAAATTTACCGTTTCTGAAACTACTGCAAAAGGAAAGCTGAATGTTTGGATCGAAGGTTCTGGTGATGCAGAGCTTGATATGATCTCCCTTTTTCCAACGGATACTTGGAAAAATAGACCAAAAGGCCTGCGTAAAGATATGGTCCAGATGCTGGCCGATATGAAACCCGGATTTATTCGTTTCCCAGGAGGCTGTATCGTAGAAGGTAGGGACTTAGCAAGTCGTTTTCAATGGAAAAAGACCGTTGGTCCTATTGAAGAGCGTGAGTTGATCATCAACCGCTGGAATACGGAATTTAAGCATAGGCCAGCGCCAGATTACTTTCAAACCTTTGGATTGGGATTTTATGAATACTTCTTAATGGCCGAAGATATTGGCGCTAAAGCTGTACCGATCTTAAACTGTGGGATGGCCTGCCAGTTTAATACCGGAGAACTTGTGCCAATGGAGGAACTGGACACGTATATACAAGATGCTTTGGATCTGATTGAATTTGCTAATGGATCGGTTAGCACAACTTGGGGTAAGCTCCGATCGGATATGGGACACCCAGCACCCTTTAATCTGGAAATGTTGGGCGTGGGCAATGAAAACTGGGGTCCTCAGTATGTGGAGCGTCTAGCTGCATTTAAAAAAGTATTAAAGGAGAAACATCCCGAAATAGCGATTATCGCCAGTTCAGGTACGGATCCCGACGGGGAGCGTTTTGCCTATCTGGACGAGCAGCTCCGTGAGATGAAAATCGATATCATCGATGAGCATTACTACCGACCACCATCGTGGTTTTTGTCCAGCGTCTCTCGCTATGATGATTATGATCGAAATGGCCCGAAAGTGTTTGCTGGCGAATATGCTTCACATACCACAAGACCAAATGGTCCTGGTCGTAGTACTTGGGAAGCCGCACTTTCAGAAGCAGCTTTCTTGACCGGTTTGGAACGTAATGCCGATGTTGTCCAAATGGCTTCATATGCACCGCTGTTTGGCCATGTCGATGGTTGGCAGTGGAGTCCTGATTTGATCTGGGTCGATAACCTACAGGTATACGGTACACCAAGTTATCAGGTTCAAAAATTGTATTCGACGCATACGGGTACCGACATTATACCGATTAAATGGAATGGAGAGACAATTGCAGGTAAAGACAGTTTATTTGCTTCAGCGGTCTATGACAGTAAAGCGAAAGAACTGATTATCAAATTTGTCAATTACAACAGCAAACCTATTCAGGCTAACTTTGATATCAATTCGCAGAAGAAATTGAAGCAGGTCGCTGTGAAAACTACATTGGCCAATGCGGACTTGAATGTTTCCACTAGTTTTGAGGAACCATTGAAAATACAACCTAAAGTGGAAGAGGTCAAGTATAAAGGGAAAAAAATATCGGATACTTTTGCTCCGTATTCATTGACAGTAATTAAACTGCTTGTACAATAA
- a CDS encoding glycoside hydrolase family 97 protein — MKRFLIVIFLGFTSILGFAQKLTVAGPDKRLVVNLSLENGQLYYDVQLDGKVMLERSALGLKGREVDLSTHLRLIDQVYNQIDEQYEEQKIKRKQVHYQANELICKLENADKQALHVIFRVSNHDIAFRYHVPQSGEAANFYIEEERSAFKFPNLTTTFLTPQAPAMSGWMKSKPSYEEGYTADEQLGVRSKYGLGYTFPGLFHVGDRGWVLVSETGVGALYCGSKLSEGTKDGLYQIAFPEVDENNGVGSAQPVIALPGNTPWRTLTVGSTLKPIVETTVAFDVVEPLYKASKPYTFGRSTWSWLEWQDGSINMEDQKKFVDLSAAMGYEFVLVDNWWDNKIGRDKIETLIAYGQDKGVGICLWYNSNGFWNDAPQTPKNMMNTAAARKKEMAWMQKVGIKGIKVDFFGGDKQETMKLYEDILSDANDHGLTVIFHGCTLPRGWERMYPNFVGSEAVLASENLIFSQHANDTEAFHASLHPFIRNAVGSMDFGPVLLNKRHNRENNGGMTRKTTETFQLATAVLFQTPVQNFGITPNNLTEMPAYVIDFMKQVPTVWDETVFIDGYPGQYVVLARRHGDRWYIAGINAEKKAKELTLNLPMLSGNKWELYQDNRDRSPQYQVLPAQKGKQLKVTLQADGGFIIVGQ, encoded by the coding sequence ATGAAACGTTTTCTTATCGTCATTTTTCTAGGCTTTACATCGATCCTCGGGTTTGCACAAAAACTGACTGTCGCCGGACCTGATAAACGACTTGTCGTAAATCTGTCTCTAGAAAATGGCCAACTTTATTATGATGTCCAACTGGATGGAAAAGTCATGCTCGAAAGGTCGGCACTTGGCTTAAAAGGACGAGAGGTCGATCTATCTACTCATTTAAGATTAATTGATCAGGTATATAACCAAATTGATGAACAATATGAGGAACAGAAGATCAAGCGCAAACAGGTCCATTACCAAGCAAATGAATTGATTTGTAAATTAGAAAATGCGGATAAACAAGCCTTGCATGTTATATTTCGAGTCAGCAATCATGATATTGCTTTTCGCTACCATGTACCTCAATCGGGTGAAGCTGCTAATTTTTATATTGAAGAAGAACGGAGTGCCTTTAAATTTCCGAATTTGACGACAACTTTCCTAACTCCTCAAGCACCGGCGATGTCTGGCTGGATGAAATCAAAGCCAAGTTATGAAGAAGGATATACTGCCGATGAGCAATTGGGCGTGCGTTCTAAGTATGGGCTAGGTTATACCTTTCCTGGGTTATTTCACGTGGGGGACCGCGGTTGGGTACTGGTATCCGAAACAGGTGTTGGTGCACTGTACTGTGGATCGAAACTGAGTGAAGGGACCAAAGATGGTCTCTATCAGATTGCTTTCCCTGAGGTGGATGAAAATAATGGTGTAGGTAGCGCTCAACCCGTTATTGCACTACCAGGAAATACACCATGGCGTACGTTGACTGTCGGAAGCACGCTAAAACCTATTGTTGAAACGACCGTTGCATTTGATGTGGTCGAACCGCTGTATAAAGCTTCTAAACCGTATACGTTTGGACGTTCAACATGGAGCTGGTTAGAATGGCAAGATGGGAGTATCAATATGGAAGATCAGAAAAAATTTGTAGATCTTTCTGCGGCTATGGGCTATGAGTTTGTTTTGGTAGACAACTGGTGGGATAACAAAATCGGTCGGGATAAAATCGAAACCTTGATCGCCTATGGTCAAGATAAAGGTGTAGGGATCTGTTTGTGGTACAATTCCAATGGTTTTTGGAATGACGCTCCACAGACTCCTAAAAACATGATGAATACTGCTGCTGCCAGAAAAAAAGAGATGGCTTGGATGCAAAAGGTCGGCATAAAAGGTATAAAAGTGGATTTTTTTGGAGGAGACAAACAGGAGACGATGAAGCTTTATGAGGATATTCTATCGGATGCTAATGATCATGGTCTAACTGTTATTTTTCATGGATGCACCTTGCCTCGCGGCTGGGAGCGTATGTATCCAAATTTTGTTGGTAGTGAGGCGGTACTGGCATCGGAGAATCTGATCTTTAGTCAACATGCCAATGATACAGAGGCCTTTCATGCGAGCTTGCATCCCTTTATTCGGAATGCTGTAGGTTCGATGGATTTTGGCCCAGTTTTACTGAATAAAAGACATAACCGGGAGAACAATGGTGGGATGACCAGAAAAACAACCGAAACTTTTCAATTGGCGACTGCTGTTTTATTTCAGACCCCAGTACAAAATTTTGGAATTACACCCAACAATCTAACGGAAATGCCCGCATATGTGATTGACTTTATGAAACAGGTACCTACGGTCTGGGATGAGACTGTTTTTATCGATGGTTATCCGGGGCAATATGTGGTATTGGCTCGAAGACATGGCGATCGATGGTATATAGCTGGCATCAATGCGGAGAAAAAAGCAAAAGAACTAACGCTAAACCTCCCCATGCTTTCGGGGAATAAATGGGAGCTTTATCAGGACAATAGGGATCGATCACCGCAGTATCAGGTATTGCCTGCACAAAAAGGAAAACAGTTGAAAGTAACGCTTCAAGCGGATGGCGGATTTATAATTGTTGGACAGTAA